A region of Leclercia adecarboxylata DNA encodes the following proteins:
- the recD gene encoding exodeoxyribonuclease V subunit alpha yields MTMQEHLLEAVEQRVLRRLDVQFAMMVAGNDEPAVMLAAAVLSRDTGEGHVCLPLSRLRAEAKSAALQPCFALFDEELDWETTLLRSRAVSTGDEPTPLVLTGERLYLNRMWRYERAVASFFSEANQPLPHDSADVQRTLNALFTSDEAVNWQKVAAAVALTRRISVISGGPGTGKTTTVARLLAVLIQMAGEQKCRIRLAAPTGKAAARLTESLGGALQKLPLTDAQRTRFPTEASTLHRLLGAQPGSQRLRYHAGNPLHLDVLVVDEASMIDLTMMSRLIDALPPHARVIFLGDRDQLASVEAGAVLGDICTWASAGFTVQRARELASMTGCEMEGNVSPVAGALRDSLCLLQKSYRFGSDSGIGQLAAAVNRGDRHAIRSVFDGKFSDIEKKQLQSGEEYLVMLEDALQGYQHFLDSVQQQASEADILAAFGGFQLLCALRDGPFGVAGLNERLEQVLAQKRRIGRQPHSRWYEGRPVMISRNDSALGLFNGDIGIALDRGQGLRVWFQMPDGSVKSVQPSRLPEHETAWAMTVHKSQGSEFDHAALILPNQISPVVTRELVYTAITRARRRLSLYADEGVLTQAVTTRTERRSGLSAIFETL; encoded by the coding sequence ATGACGATGCAGGAACACTTGCTGGAGGCCGTAGAGCAGCGTGTGCTGCGTCGTCTGGATGTGCAGTTCGCGATGATGGTGGCCGGAAACGACGAGCCGGCGGTAATGCTGGCGGCGGCAGTTTTAAGCCGTGATACGGGAGAAGGGCACGTTTGCCTGCCGCTGTCGCGACTGCGGGCCGAGGCGAAAAGCGCCGCGTTACAGCCCTGCTTTGCCCTGTTTGATGAAGAACTGGACTGGGAAACCACGCTCCTGCGCTCCCGCGCGGTGAGTACCGGGGATGAACCTACACCGCTGGTGCTGACCGGCGAGCGGCTCTATCTCAACCGGATGTGGCGCTACGAGCGGGCGGTGGCCAGCTTCTTTAGCGAAGCCAACCAGCCTTTGCCTCATGACAGCGCCGATGTTCAGCGTACCCTGAACGCGCTGTTCACCTCTGATGAAGCCGTCAACTGGCAAAAGGTGGCCGCGGCGGTCGCGTTAACGCGGCGCATCTCGGTGATTTCCGGCGGGCCGGGTACGGGTAAAACCACCACCGTTGCCCGCCTGCTGGCGGTGTTGATCCAGATGGCGGGGGAGCAGAAATGCCGTATTCGCCTGGCGGCACCGACTGGTAAAGCCGCCGCGCGCCTGACCGAATCTCTGGGCGGTGCCCTGCAAAAACTCCCCCTGACCGACGCTCAGCGTACGCGATTCCCGACGGAAGCGAGCACGCTGCACCGTCTGCTCGGCGCGCAGCCGGGCAGCCAGCGCCTGCGCTACCATGCCGGAAATCCGCTGCATCTGGATGTGCTGGTGGTGGATGAAGCCTCGATGATCGACCTGACGATGATGTCCCGCCTGATCGACGCCCTGCCGCCTCATGCCCGGGTGATCTTCCTGGGCGATCGCGATCAGCTGGCCTCCGTCGAAGCGGGCGCGGTGCTGGGAGACATCTGTACCTGGGCCAGCGCCGGATTTACCGTCCAGCGCGCGCGGGAGCTTGCCAGCATGACGGGATGCGAGATGGAGGGCAACGTCAGCCCGGTGGCGGGTGCGCTGCGCGACAGCCTGTGCCTGCTGCAAAAAAGCTACCGTTTCGGCAGTGATTCAGGCATCGGACAGCTGGCGGCGGCGGTCAACCGCGGCGATCGTCACGCTATCCGCTCGGTATTTGACGGCAAATTCAGTGATATCGAGAAAAAACAGCTTCAGAGCGGGGAAGAGTATCTGGTGATGCTCGAAGATGCCCTGCAGGGGTATCAACACTTTCTGGACAGCGTGCAGCAGCAGGCCTCCGAAGCAGACATTCTGGCTGCATTTGGTGGCTTCCAGCTGCTGTGTGCCTTGCGGGATGGGCCATTTGGCGTTGCCGGCCTTAACGAAAGGCTGGAGCAGGTGCTGGCGCAAAAACGGCGGATTGGTCGCCAGCCGCATTCGCGCTGGTATGAGGGAAGGCCGGTGATGATCTCACGCAACGACAGCGCGCTGGGGCTGTTCAACGGCGATATTGGCATTGCGCTGGATCGCGGCCAGGGGCTGCGCGTCTGGTTCCAGATGCCCGATGGCAGCGTGAAATCGGTCCAGCCCAGCCGCCTGCCGGAACATGAAACCGCCTGGGCTATGACGGTGCATAAATCCCAGGGCTCTGAGTTCGATCATGCGGCGCTGATTTTACCTAACCAGATCTCCCCGGTCGTCACCCGCGAGCTGGTCTATACCGCCATTACCCGCGCCCGTCGGCGGCTGTCGCTGTATGCAGATGAAGGCGTGCTGACCCAGGCCGTCACCACCCGTACAGAGCGGCGCAGCGGCCTGAGTGCGATTTTTGAGACCCTGTGA